A genome region from Littorina saxatilis isolate snail1 unplaced genomic scaffold, US_GU_Lsax_2.0 scaffold_764, whole genome shotgun sequence includes the following:
- the LOC138955227 gene encoding diacylglycerol kinase epsilon-like produces the protein MPEMESVSYVLVSMLTILAVLVLVTRIYRKYRMRHYEVPVYNFHKGHRFYMVDMFATPTYCNVGHDHIIHGAQCDSCGICVDDHLMKEANNRIPCKPSSTKEEQLKHHWVRGNLPLCSRCAVCKLECESRPELTDLYCCWCRRAAHDDCAAKLDVCDLGKYRQLIVPPSCVELKWVGLRGTRQRHLVVKQVKHPDIEGWTPLIVIGNRKSGNNDGELVLRHFRSLLNTPQVIDVDDIPPENGLEWCHLLPDVSFRVLVCGGDGTIGWVLNAIEKLGLKNPRVCILPLGTGNDLSRVLGWGEGYSGDVEVSEILDNVLNARPVNLDRWTIDIRHTKHFGFARPRKEVVMNNYASLGVDALVTLKFHKHRESCPSFFAHRIINKVRDFHVYECVWIICVPVCSAFFPCLILTCNFQCFLLALMSPQRLPQSGD, from the exons ATGCCTGAGATGGAATCAGTGTCCTATGTGCTGGTGAGCATGCTGACGATATTAGCAGTCCTGGTTCTGGTCACGAGGATCTATCGCAAGTACCGCATGCGTCACTATGAGGTGCCGGTCTACAATTTCCACAAGGGTCATCGCTTCTACATGGTGGACATGTTCGCCACCCCGACCTACTGCAATGTGGGACACGATCACATCATCCATGGCGCCCAATGCGACTCGTGTGGAATATGTGTGGATGACCATCTGATGAAGGAAGCCAACAAcag GATTCCATGCAAACCTTCATCCACCAAAGAGGAGCAACTTAAGCATCACTGGGTGCGGGGTAACCTGCCCCTGTGCAGTCGCTGTGCCGTGTGCAAACTGGAGTGTGAGAGTCGACCGGAGTTGACAGATCTGTACTGCTGCTGGTGTCGCCGTGCGGCACATGATGACTGTGCAGCCAAGCTCGACGTCTGTGACCTGGGAAA GTATCGTCAACTGATCGTACCTCCCAGCTGTGTGGAGTTGAAGTGGGTTGGGCTGAGGGGCACACGACAGCGCCACCTGGTGGTCAAGCAAGTCAAGCACCCGGACATCGAAGGCTGGACCCCCCTGATCGTCATCGGCAACAGGAAGAGCGGCAACAACGACGGAGAGCTGGTCTTGAGGCACTTCCGTTCACTGCTCAACACTCCACAG GTGATAGATGTTGATGACATTCCACCAGAGAACGGCCTGGAGTGGTGCCACCTGCTGCCAGACGTGTCGTTCCGTGTGCTGGTGTGTGGGGGGGACGGCACAATAGGATGGGTGCTCAATGCTATTGAAAAGCTCGGACTCAAA aACCCGAGAGTGTGCATCCTGCCCCTGGGTACTGGCAACGACTTGTCTCGCGTGCTGGGTTGGGGTGAAGGTTATTCTGGCGACGTGGAGGTCAGCGAGATTTTGGACAATGTCTTGAATGCTCGACCAGTCAACCTGGACAG GTGGACCATTGACATTCGACACACAAAACACTTTGGGTTTGCAAGGCCTCGAAAG GAGGTGGTGATGAACAACTACGCATCACTGGGAGTGGATGCCCTTGTCACGCTCAAGTTCCACAAACACCGGGAGAGCTGCCCCTCCTTTTTCGCTCACCGCATCATTAACAAGGTCAGGGACTTtcatgtgtatgagtgtgtgtggattatttgtgtgCCTGTCTGCTCAGCTTTTTTCCCCTGCTTGATATTGACATGCAattttcaatgttttcttttgg